From the genome of Nakamurella flavida, one region includes:
- a CDS encoding alpha/beta hydrolase: MLAVAGTVVSTVVGAAGAFLVVGRLTPRPTVKLVRWAFERGNRATAAGLRPLVPSGITADLGVRYRADALLDVYRPDDRTGALPVVIWAHGGGWVSGGRSDLAPYLQILAARGFVTVAVDYGLPPTSSYPTPVHQLADALAYVSRHAERWGVDRDRMVLAGDSAGAQLASQVAALVTNPQLAAAMDRPAPVDPAQLRGVVLACGTYRLHVGDGAPRAIAWVAERVAWAYWGAADHRRDPRVEQMDTGLQATADFPRTLLTVGNIDPLRHESERLAARLVELGVETETLFYPPTHEPPLNHEYQFDLSNDDGRASLDRIAAFVDDCTAGVVPADSQGSASRPTEG; this comes from the coding sequence GTGCTCGCAGTGGCAGGGACGGTGGTGTCGACCGTGGTCGGCGCGGCCGGGGCCTTCCTGGTCGTCGGGCGGCTCACCCCGCGGCCAACCGTGAAGCTGGTGCGCTGGGCGTTCGAACGGGGGAACCGGGCCACCGCCGCCGGCCTGCGACCCCTGGTGCCGTCCGGGATCACCGCGGACCTCGGCGTGCGGTACCGGGCGGACGCCCTGCTGGACGTCTACCGTCCCGACGACCGCACGGGCGCCCTCCCGGTGGTGATCTGGGCGCACGGCGGCGGGTGGGTCTCCGGCGGCCGCAGCGACCTCGCGCCCTATCTGCAGATCCTGGCCGCCCGGGGGTTCGTCACCGTGGCGGTCGACTACGGCCTCCCGCCGACCAGCAGCTATCCGACGCCCGTGCACCAGCTCGCGGACGCCCTGGCCTACGTCTCCCGCCATGCCGAGCGGTGGGGCGTGGACCGTGACCGCATGGTGCTCGCCGGCGACTCCGCCGGAGCCCAACTGGCCAGCCAGGTCGCGGCCCTGGTCACCAACCCGCAGCTCGCCGCCGCGATGGACCGGCCCGCCCCGGTGGATCCGGCGCAGCTGCGCGGGGTCGTGCTGGCCTGCGGCACCTACCGCCTGCACGTGGGCGACGGCGCGCCCCGGGCGATCGCCTGGGTCGCCGAGCGGGTCGCCTGGGCGTACTGGGGCGCTGCGGACCATCGCCGCGATCCCCGCGTGGAGCAGATGGACACGGGCCTCCAGGCGACCGCCGACTTCCCGCGGACCCTGCTGACCGTCGGGAACATCGACCCGCTCCGGCACGAGTCGGAGCGGTTGGCGGCCCGGCTGGTCGAGCTGGGCGTGGAGACCGAGACCCTGTTCTACCCGCCCACGCACGAGCCGCCGCTCAACCACGAGTACCAGTTCGACCTGTCGAACGACGACGGCCGGGCGAGCCTGGACCGGATCGCCGCCTTCGTCGACGACTGCACCGCCGGGGTCGTGCCGGCCGACTCGCAGGGATCGGCTTCCCGACCCACGGAGGGCTGA